A genomic segment from Luteolibacter ambystomatis encodes:
- a CDS encoding FtsW/RodA/SpoVE family cell cycle protein, with the protein MNWMLVLVMYGILIFGLFMVESAARHLPYPADKHDLFPSAGLYYAHLDKYWIAAGSVAFFAASFVNYRWIRWLGIPVYLVSLGLMGVAMVQKNAVYQVHFGSFSFQPAQLGIFSGIVMIAWLMQDLPKLHRIFGSPLARIGIIGVTSAIPFLLVMKMGDMGSALVWVPVIVVALVIGGVPFRYLSFMTFISIGLLPLINFIALPMLSKRGPERIDTWLRMAQGQEVDKNGDAYAAYYVSMAIGKSGWKGAGWNASADSGSLHARKLIPFLTAHNDYIFGVIGEELGFRGSLLLITAYGILLIQCLFIAFYSKDVSGRLICCLVVALFFAHIFENIGMDVLLLPITGIPLPLISYSGTFIVICMFLLGLVQSVWIHRNDGVEEEPVEA; encoded by the coding sequence ATGAACTGGATGCTTGTCCTGGTCATGTATGGCATCCTGATCTTCGGCCTCTTCATGGTGGAGAGCGCCGCCCGCCACCTGCCTTACCCGGCTGACAAGCACGATCTCTTTCCCTCCGCCGGGCTCTACTACGCCCATCTGGACAAGTACTGGATCGCGGCCGGCAGCGTCGCTTTCTTCGCCGCTTCGTTCGTGAACTACCGCTGGATCCGTTGGCTGGGCATCCCTGTTTATCTCGTCAGCCTCGGGTTGATGGGCGTGGCGATGGTGCAGAAGAACGCGGTCTATCAGGTGCATTTCGGCTCCTTCTCGTTCCAGCCCGCACAGCTCGGCATCTTCTCCGGCATCGTCATGATTGCCTGGCTGATGCAGGACCTGCCCAAGCTCCATCGCATCTTTGGCTCGCCCCTCGCGCGGATCGGAATCATCGGTGTGACCTCCGCCATCCCCTTTCTGCTGGTCATGAAGATGGGGGACATGGGTTCCGCGCTGGTGTGGGTTCCCGTGATCGTGGTGGCGCTGGTGATCGGAGGCGTGCCCTTCCGCTACCTCTCGTTCATGACCTTCATCAGCATCGGGTTGCTTCCGCTCATCAACTTCATCGCGCTGCCGATGTTGTCGAAGCGCGGTCCGGAACGTATCGATACCTGGCTGCGCATGGCCCAGGGTCAGGAGGTGGACAAGAACGGCGATGCCTACGCCGCCTACTACGTGTCCATGGCCATTGGTAAGTCCGGTTGGAAAGGTGCGGGCTGGAACGCCAGCGCCGATTCCGGATCGCTGCACGCCCGCAAGTTGATCCCCTTCCTCACCGCCCACAATGACTACATCTTCGGCGTGATTGGAGAGGAACTCGGTTTCCGCGGCAGCCTGCTTCTCATCACGGCCTATGGGATACTGCTGATCCAGTGCCTGTTCATCGCCTTTTACAGCAAGGACGTGTCAGGGCGCCTCATCTGTTGTCTGGTGGTCGCATTGTTCTTCGCGCACATTTTCGAGAACATCGGCATGGACGTGCTGCTGCTGCCCATCACCGGTATCCCGCTGCCGCTCATCAGCTACTCCGGCACTTTCATCGTGATCTGCATGTTCCTGCTCGGGCTGGTGCAGAGCGTATGGATCCATCGCAACGACGGAGTGGAGGAAGAGCCCGTGGAGGCTTGA